Proteins encoded together in one Gigantopelta aegis isolate Gae_Host chromosome 8, Gae_host_genome, whole genome shotgun sequence window:
- the LOC121378431 gene encoding uncharacterized protein LOC121378431, translating to MKNAMLSLVLLVGLIATVHCACDTTSLLTCTSTLVTETAAAGADVGKFCSAYKKYLTCVADAICSTDPSIKAYFDSANAYINNYCNSGAMATVSVLTMFLTLFVMLFK from the exons ATGAAGAATGCCATGCTGTCATTAGTTCTCTTAGTTG GTTTGATTGCCACGGTCCACTGCGCGTGTGACACGACGTCGCTCCTGACTTGTACTTCCACTCTAGTGACAGAAACTGCAGCTGCTGGGGCCGATGTTGGAAAGTTTTGTAG CGCATACAAAAAGTATCTAACTTGCGTCGCAGACGCCATATGCAGCACCGACCCTTCGATTAAAGCATATTTTGACTCTGCCAACGCATACATAAACAACTATTGTA acAGCGGCGCCATGGCAACAGTTTCAGTTTTGACCATGTTTCTCACCCTGTTCGTGATGCTCTTCAAGTGA